The Kribbella shirazensis genomic interval CGCGAGCACCCCGGCCATCAGCCCGGCGATCCGGCCGTCGCCGACGCCGACCGCCTGCGCCGACGGGTTCCCCGGGTTCGCGAGCGGTCCGAGGAAGTTGAACGTCGTCGGCACGCCGAGCTCACGGCGCGGTACGGCGGCATGCCGCAGCGCCGGATGGAACGCCGGGGCGAAGCAGAACGTGATCCCGGCCCGCTCCCCCACCTCGGCCACCTGGTCCGCGGTCAGGTCGAGCGGAATGCCCAGCTCCTCGAGGACGTCCGCGGCACCGCAGGCCGACGACGCCGCGCGGTTGCCGTGCTTCAGCACCTTCGCGCCGGCGCCCGCGGCGACGATCGCGGACATCGTGCTGATGTTCACCGTGTGGGCTTGGTCACCACCGGTACCGACGACGTCCAGCGTCCGGCCGGGCACCGAGATCCTGGTGGCGAAGTCGCGCATGGTCGCGACCAGGCCCTCGACCTCGGTCACCGTCTCACCCTTGGACCGCAGCGCGATCACGAAGCCGGCGAGCTGTGCCGGCGACGCCGCTCCGGACAGGATCTGCTCCATCGCCCACGCGGTGGCGGACGCCTCCAGGTCCTCACGCCGCAACAGCGGATTGAGGACCTGCGGCCACGTCGTCACGGTCATCGTGCGTCAGGCGGTGGTCGCGGGCAGGCCGGCCACGCGCTGCCGGAGCAGGTCCGCGGTGACCTCGGCCAGCTTGATCGGGTCGATCGGGTGCGAGACCGCGCCCTCGGCCCGGGACCAGGTCGCCAGCCAGGCGTCCTGCGGGCGGCCGGTGATGACGAGCACCGGCGGGCACTGGAAGATCTCGTCCTTCAGCTGCCGGGCGATCCCCATGCCGCCGGCCGGAACGGCCTCGCCGTCCAGGATGGCCAGGTCGATCCCGCCCTTGTCCATGGTCTTGATCACGGCCGGCTCGGTCGCGCACTCGACGTACTCGAGCTCGGGCAGATCGGCCGCGGGCCGCTTGCCGAGGGCCAGCCGGACGGACTCCCGCGTCGTACGGTCGTCGCTGTAGACCAGGACCTTCAGCGGACGCTCTGAACTCATCGATCCATCCCAAGCTGTGTTCTAAAGAAGACTGGACACCGGAATGCTACCGGGGTGCCTGTTCAGCCCGGCGAGCCTGTTCCTCCAACCGGTCCAGGCGCCGGTCCTCGCGGCGCGCCTCGCGCTGCGACTCGCGCACCCACTGGACGAACAGTACGGCGAAGAACACCAGCCCGACGATGTCGCCCGAGCCCCACAGCAGACCGCCCGCGATGTACTGGTCGCGCACCGGCGACGGCGACCAGGCCCGGCCGAAGCTGGTGTACCAGTCCTCGGCGATCAGCTTGTCCGCCGACATGATCGTGATGCCGAGGAACGCGTGGAACGGCAACGTGAGGAACGTCATCAGCATCCGGAACGGGTAGATCACCCGGCCGGGCACCGGGTCCAGTCCCAGCAGCGGCCAGAAGAACAGCGAGCCGACGAGGACGAAGTGCAGGTGCAGCAGGTCGTGGAGCACGGCCGACCGGAGCGTCGCGTCGTACCAGCCGGAGAAATACAGCACCCAGGGGCTGACGACGAAGAGCGTGAAGCCGATCAGCGGGAAGCAGATCAGCTTCGCGAACCGCGAGTGCAACACGGAGAGCAACCACTTCCGCGGCCGTTGCGGCAGCGTCCGCAGCGCCAGCGTGACCGGCGCGCCGAGCGCCAGCGCGAGCGGTGTCAGCATCGACAGGATCATGTGCTGGACCATGTGCACGCTGATCAGCACCGTGTCGTAGGCGCCGATCGCCGACTGGGTGGCGATCACCGCGCTGCCCAGCCCGACGCCCACGAACGCGAACGTCCGGCCGCGGGACCACTTGTCGCCGCGTTTGCGCAGCCTGTGGACGCCGTACAGATAGAGCGCGCCGATCAGGACGATCACGCCGAGTAACACCGGTTCGAAGGTCCAGCCCGTCAGCAATCGGAGCGGCGTGAGCGGCTCGATCCGGTCGCCCGGTGTGGCGTGAAGGGGAAGCACGCTTCCACAGTAGGAACAGCCCGTCGGCGACATGCACGGGGGTGGTCGTAGCGCTGAACGCGCGGACCGACATAATGACCGCGTGGCCACTGCAACCGCGCTCCCAGCGTCCCGTGAACACGGACACCACGACCGTCCCAGCATGGTCAGTGTCGGCACGATCGTCTGGCTCTCGAGCGAACTGATGTTCTTCGCCGCCCTGTTCGCGGCGTACTTCACGATCCGGTCGGTGACGACCGCCGCCGCGGCTCCGGGGACGGAGACGCTGTGGCAGGTCATGACGGAGCACCTGAACGTCCCGTTCGCCTCGGTGAACACGTTCATCCTGGTGGCGTCGTCGTTCACCTGCCAGGCCGGCGTCTTCGCCGCCGAGCACGGCAAGGTCGGGCGCTCCGGTTCGCTGCTGAACATCCGGGCCTGGGGCATGCGTGAGTGGTTCATCCTCACGTACCTCATGGGCGCGGTGTTCATCGCCGGCCAGGTGACCGAGTACGCCGAGCTGATGCACGAGGGCGTCTCGATCTCCTCGGACGCGTACGGCTCGGTGTTCTACCTGGCCACCGGGTTCCACGGTCTGCACGTGACCGGCGGCCTCATCGCCTTCGTGTACGTCCTGGCCAGGACGTACATGGCTCGTAAGTTCACCCACGAACAGGCCGTCTCGGCGATCGTCGTGTCGTACTACTGGCACTTCGTCGACGTGGTCTGGATCGCCCTGTTCGCGACCATCTACCTGCTCAAATGAGTGAGAAGAGACATCCCTTGTCACCGGCGCGCTTTCTCTCCGCGCGACGACGGCACCGGTCCGCCGGCCTCGTCGTGCTCCTGTTCGGCCTCCTGGCAGTGGGCTCGGCGTACGCCGCCTTCGCCCCTGACAACGCCGTGGCCGACAACTCGGCCCAGTCGCAGCAGATCGAGGAGGGCAAGAAGCTCTTCGCGGTCGGCTGCTCCAGCTGCCACGGCCTGAACGCCGAGGGCGGCGGCAACGGCGAGGGCCAGATGGCCGGCCCGTCACTGATCGGCGTCGGCGCCGCCGCGGTCGACTTCCAGGTCGGCACCGGCCGGATGCCGGCCATGCAGCCCGGTGCGCAGGTCCCGCGCAAGGCCCCGGTGTACTCGGAGGCGGAGATCGAGGCCCTGGCCGCGTACGTCGCCTCGCTCGCCCCCGGCCCCGCGGTCCCGGCCTCGGAGTCGTACGACGTGAGCAAGGCCACCGACGAGCAGGTCACCCGCGGCGGCGAGCTGTTCCGCACCAACTGCACGGCGTGCCACAACTTCGCCGGCAGCGGCGGCGCGCTGCCGAACGGCAAGTACGCGCCTTCGCTGATGGGCGTCGACGAGAAGCACATCTACGAGGCCATGCTGACCGGCCCGCAGCAGATGCCGGTCTTCTCCGACCAGGTCATGCTGCCGGAGGACAAGCGCGACATCATCGCGTACCTGAAGGCGCTGGAGAACCAGAAGGACCCGGGCGGCTTCGGCCTCGGCCGGCTCGGCCCGGTCTCCGAGGGTCTGTGGGGCTGGTTCGTCGGAATCGGCCTGCTGGTGGGCGTAGCGGTCTGGATCGGCGCCAAGGGCGTCAAGGCCAAGGGAGCGAAGGCCAAGTGAGCGAGAAGAACCTGCCGGCGAAGCCGGAGGAGCACCACGGCGACGTCGAGGTGGCGGAGCCGATCCCGGACCCGGGTATCGAGCCGCACGAGCCGCGGATCACCGACATCGACCCGAAGGCCGCCGACCGCGTCGAGCGCCAGGTGTCGGGGATGTTCGGTCTGGCGACGCTGCTCGTGC includes:
- the trpD gene encoding anthranilate phosphoribosyltransferase gives rise to the protein MTVTTWPQVLNPLLRREDLEASATAWAMEQILSGAASPAQLAGFVIALRSKGETVTEVEGLVATMRDFATRISVPGRTLDVVGTGGDQAHTVNISTMSAIVAAGAGAKVLKHGNRAASSACGAADVLEELGIPLDLTADQVAEVGERAGITFCFAPAFHPALRHAAVPRRELGVPTTFNFLGPLANPGNPSAQAVGVGDGRIAGLMAGVLARRGIDALVFHGDDGLDELTTRTTSQVWIVGGGQVEGPVTLDPRELGIEPVSADALKGADATYNAKVVRALVDGEPGAVRDVVLLNAGAALAAYTPEAGSVTERIRTGMDRAAEAIDSGAAKDTLERWIAACAEVRG
- a CDS encoding c-type cytochrome, encoding MSEKRHPLSPARFLSARRRHRSAGLVVLLFGLLAVGSAYAAFAPDNAVADNSAQSQQIEEGKKLFAVGCSSCHGLNAEGGGNGEGQMAGPSLIGVGAAAVDFQVGTGRMPAMQPGAQVPRKAPVYSEAEIEALAAYVASLAPGPAVPASESYDVSKATDEQVTRGGELFRTNCTACHNFAGSGGALPNGKYAPSLMGVDEKHIYEAMLTGPQQMPVFSDQVMLPEDKRDIIAYLKALENQKDPGGFGLGRLGPVSEGLWGWFVGIGLLVGVAVWIGAKGVKAKGAKAK
- a CDS encoding cytochrome c oxidase subunit 3, whose amino-acid sequence is MATATALPASREHGHHDRPSMVSVGTIVWLSSELMFFAALFAAYFTIRSVTTAAAAPGTETLWQVMTEHLNVPFASVNTFILVASSFTCQAGVFAAEHGKVGRSGSLLNIRAWGMREWFILTYLMGAVFIAGQVTEYAELMHEGVSISSDAYGSVFYLATGFHGLHVTGGLIAFVYVLARTYMARKFTHEQAVSAIVVSYYWHFVDVVWIALFATIYLLK
- a CDS encoding cytochrome c oxidase assembly protein; its protein translation is MLPLHATPGDRIEPLTPLRLLTGWTFEPVLLGVIVLIGALYLYGVHRLRKRGDKWSRGRTFAFVGVGLGSAVIATQSAIGAYDTVLISVHMVQHMILSMLTPLALALGAPVTLALRTLPQRPRKWLLSVLHSRFAKLICFPLIGFTLFVVSPWVLYFSGWYDATLRSAVLHDLLHLHFVLVGSLFFWPLLGLDPVPGRVIYPFRMLMTFLTLPFHAFLGITIMSADKLIAEDWYTSFGRAWSPSPVRDQYIAGGLLWGSGDIVGLVFFAVLFVQWVRESQREARREDRRLDRLEEQARRAEQAPR